In one window of Rhizobium sp. ACO-34A DNA:
- a CDS encoding 23S rRNA (guanosine(2251)-2'-O)-methyltransferase RlmB: protein MAKDPKNDKSARDSHYATLRRQVRDSKRERGEIPTPQPQKHRKSAADWTPPQLAPDQVQLYGLHTVRAAIENPERKLIKLSVTQNALVRLDIGPVDQLGFPVEIVSPQDLDKVLGPDAIHQGAMLETRPLPARRLDALKDSPLLLVLDQVTDPHNVGAIMRSAVAFGAGAVITTMRHSPTESGVLAKSASGALELIPYIQITNLADALEELHKLGFYSVGLDSEGPAPMEETLSGERIALVLGSEGKGLRQKTRDTVSVLARLDMPGAIKSLNVSNAAAIALYATRQHLMKRKA, encoded by the coding sequence ATGGCAAAAGATCCGAAAAACGACAAATCCGCCCGCGACAGTCACTACGCAACCCTGCGCCGCCAGGTTCGCGACAGCAAGCGCGAAAGAGGCGAAATTCCGACACCGCAGCCGCAGAAGCACCGCAAGTCCGCTGCCGACTGGACACCGCCGCAGCTGGCGCCGGATCAGGTACAGCTTTACGGTCTGCACACCGTGCGCGCCGCGATAGAAAATCCCGAGCGCAAGCTGATCAAGCTTTCGGTCACGCAGAATGCGCTGGTGCGTCTCGATATCGGCCCGGTCGACCAGCTCGGCTTTCCTGTGGAAATCGTCAGCCCGCAGGATCTCGACAAGGTGCTCGGACCCGATGCCATTCATCAGGGCGCGATGCTGGAGACGAGGCCCCTGCCTGCCCGCCGGCTCGATGCGCTGAAGGACAGTCCCCTTCTGCTCGTTCTCGATCAGGTGACCGATCCGCACAATGTCGGTGCCATCATGCGCTCGGCAGTTGCCTTCGGCGCCGGCGCAGTCATCACCACCATGCGTCACAGCCCGACCGAATCCGGCGTTCTCGCAAAATCGGCCTCCGGTGCACTGGAACTCATCCCCTATATCCAGATCACCAATCTCGCCGATGCGCTGGAAGAGCTGCACAAACTCGGTTTTTACTCCGTCGGACTTGATTCCGAAGGACCGGCTCCGATGGAAGAAACACTTTCCGGTGAGCGTATCGCGCTGGTTCTCGGCTCGGAAGGCAAGGGTCTTCGCCAGAAAACCCGCGATACGGTCAGCGTGCTTGCCCGCCTCGACATGCCGGGTGCGATCAAGTCACTCAATGTATCGAATGCCGCTGCCATCGCCCTTTATGCCACCCGCCAGCACCTGATGAAGCGGAAGGCATGA